In Hydrogenovibrio thermophilus, the following are encoded in one genomic region:
- a CDS encoding DMT family transporter, which yields MMRPLAQSPLWFGFFLAVFGTALFSLKSILIKLAYAEGLNTDSVLMLRMAIALPIYLAILVWLARTPGRHPDNRWEKFGWIFFLGFIGYFLSSWLDLKGLEMISAQLERLTLFTYPILVAVLGALFFKTPITRKIFLSLLITYGGLWLVFHQEQSLAEKLGSDDTWLGTLLVFLAALSFSFYVLISKKIIHQVGSLWFTSLAMSVSSLFVLAYFAGLIGFEHLNVTPTAWLWLILLAIFSTVIPSFMIAEAIALIGPAQTGIIGTLGPIVTIGLAVWLLGEPFSIYHAIGISLVIAGVLVLTVNKGQKTSS from the coding sequence ATGATGCGGCCGCTTGCCCAGTCGCCGCTCTGGTTCGGATTTTTTCTCGCCGTCTTCGGCACGGCCCTGTTTTCGCTGAAGTCCATTCTCATCAAGCTGGCGTATGCCGAAGGCCTGAACACCGACAGTGTGTTGATGTTACGCATGGCGATTGCCCTGCCGATTTACCTAGCCATTCTAGTTTGGCTGGCGCGAACGCCGGGCCGTCACCCGGACAACCGTTGGGAAAAATTCGGCTGGATTTTCTTTCTTGGCTTTATCGGGTATTTTCTGTCGTCCTGGCTGGACTTGAAAGGTTTGGAAATGATTTCCGCGCAATTGGAGCGCCTCACGCTATTCACTTATCCGATTCTGGTGGCCGTGCTCGGCGCCTTGTTTTTCAAGACGCCCATCACGCGCAAAATTTTCCTGTCACTGCTGATTACCTACGGCGGCCTTTGGCTAGTGTTTCATCAGGAACAATCTTTGGCCGAAAAACTGGGAAGCGACGATACGTGGCTGGGCACCTTGCTGGTGTTCTTGGCAGCGCTCAGCTTCTCCTTCTATGTGCTCATCAGCAAAAAGATCATTCATCAGGTCGGCAGTCTCTGGTTTACCAGTTTGGCGATGAGTGTCTCCAGCCTGTTCGTGCTGGCGTATTTTGCCGGACTCATCGGTTTCGAGCATTTGAATGTCACGCCCACGGCCTGGTTGTGGCTGATTCTGCTGGCGATTTTCAGCACCGTCATCCCCAGTTTTATGATTGCCGAAGCCATAGCGCTGATCGGGCCGGCGCAAACCGGCATCATCGGCACTTTAGGCCCCATCGTCACCATCGGGCTGGCGGTTTGGTTGCTGGGCGAACCTTTCAGCATCTATCACGCCATCGGCATCTCGCTGGTGATTGCCGGCGTGCTGGTGCTGACGGTCAATAAAGGACAGAAAACGTCCTCCTGA
- a CDS encoding class I SAM-dependent methyltransferase: MMSETAKKWDRKYAESDPKQPVRPAWVLQQHLKKLPLKGRALDLACGLGGNARLMAQCGLTVDAWDISDVALTHLNNWAAVHRLPIHCTISDFDQMLFPYQQYDVIILSRYLNRSLWPQIAQALKPGGKVFVQTFLSPVQANGPQNPDFYLAPGELVKLTENGQAWSNFKVDIQGEGWLTDGDESHRYAWLIATKSAS, from the coding sequence ATGATGTCGGAAACCGCCAAAAAATGGGATCGCAAATACGCCGAATCGGACCCGAAACAGCCGGTTCGCCCGGCCTGGGTATTACAGCAGCATCTCAAAAAACTGCCCCTGAAAGGCCGCGCACTGGATTTGGCCTGCGGTTTGGGCGGCAATGCCCGCCTGATGGCACAGTGCGGCTTGACGGTGGATGCCTGGGACATTTCCGATGTGGCTCTGACGCACCTCAATAACTGGGCCGCCGTGCATCGCCTGCCGATTCACTGTACCATCAGCGATTTCGACCAGATGCTGTTTCCGTACCAACAGTACGACGTCATCATCCTCAGCCGTTACCTGAACCGTTCACTCTGGCCACAAATCGCCCAGGCTCTCAAACCGGGCGGAAAAGTGTTTGTGCAAACCTTTTTAAGCCCGGTGCAAGCCAATGGCCCGCAGAATCCGGATTTTTATCTGGCCCCGGGTGAACTGGTCAAGTTAACCGAAAACGGCCAGGCCTGGTCGAATTTCAAGGTCGACATTCAAGGCGAAGGCTGGCTGACGGACGGCGATGAATCCCACCGTTATGCCTGGCTGATCGCCACCAAATCCGCGTCATGA
- a CDS encoding TrkH family potassium uptake protein, giving the protein MHTKIILKVLGILLMVFSLTLIPPFIISLIYHDGGSSDFAFSGLGLFSLGLLLWLPNRRERHDLKIRDGFLIVVMFWTVLGFAGAIPMYFASNIYISLTDAIFESFSGLTTTGATVINGLDALPHSMLWYRQQLQWLGGMGIIVLAVAILPMLGIGGMQLYRAEMPGPMKDTKLAPRISETAKALWYIYLGLTLACALGYWLAGMDWFDAFAHSFSTVAIGGFSTHDASIGHFDSVEIELIAMVFMFLAGINFALHFSAFRNLSARPYFGDPEFKIYALLIVIGILISSGYLLYREVYLSWEDALRYGAFQTVSIATTTGFANTDFTVWPAFVPVMLIMMTFIGGSAGSTAGGMKVIRFILLAKQGSREIRRLLHPNALMPVKLHGKAIPDRVIAAVWGFFSLYVVSFIIIMLLLMALGLDQITAFSTVAATINNLGPALGQASANYQSLSDPAKWILTFAMLLGRLEIFTLLVLFTASFWRK; this is encoded by the coding sequence ATGCACACGAAAATCATTTTAAAAGTTCTGGGAATCCTATTGATGGTGTTCAGCTTGACGCTGATTCCACCGTTCATCATTTCATTGATTTATCATGACGGCGGCTCGTCGGACTTCGCTTTCTCAGGCCTGGGACTTTTTTCACTTGGCCTGTTACTGTGGCTGCCGAACCGACGCGAACGCCATGATTTAAAAATTCGCGACGGCTTTTTGATTGTGGTGATGTTCTGGACGGTGCTTGGCTTTGCCGGGGCGATTCCGATGTATTTCGCGTCCAATATCTACATTTCCCTGACCGACGCCATTTTCGAATCCTTTTCCGGCTTGACCACCACCGGAGCCACGGTTATCAATGGCCTCGACGCCTTACCACACTCCATGCTCTGGTATCGCCAGCAACTGCAATGGCTGGGCGGTATGGGGATCATCGTCTTGGCCGTCGCCATCCTGCCGATGCTCGGCATCGGGGGAATGCAGCTCTACCGTGCCGAAATGCCCGGTCCGATGAAGGACACCAAACTCGCACCGCGCATTTCCGAAACGGCCAAAGCGCTGTGGTACATCTATCTGGGACTCACGCTGGCGTGTGCCTTAGGATACTGGTTGGCGGGCATGGATTGGTTCGATGCTTTCGCGCACAGTTTTTCCACCGTCGCCATCGGCGGCTTCTCGACGCATGACGCCAGCATCGGCCATTTCGACAGCGTCGAAATCGAGCTGATCGCCATGGTGTTCATGTTCTTGGCGGGCATCAACTTCGCCCTGCACTTTTCCGCTTTCCGAAATCTCTCGGCCCGCCCTTATTTCGGCGATCCGGAATTCAAAATCTATGCGCTGTTGATTGTCATCGGCATCCTGATCAGCAGCGGTTATCTGCTGTACCGCGAAGTCTATTTATCCTGGGAAGACGCCCTACGTTACGGCGCTTTCCAGACAGTCTCGATTGCCACCACCACCGGTTTCGCCAACACCGACTTCACCGTCTGGCCCGCGTTTGTGCCGGTAATGCTGATTATGATGACGTTTATCGGCGGTTCGGCCGGTTCCACCGCGGGGGGGATGAAAGTCATCCGTTTCATCCTGCTCGCCAAACAGGGCAGCCGTGAGATTCGCCGGTTACTGCACCCCAATGCTTTGATGCCGGTAAAACTGCACGGCAAAGCGATTCCGGATCGGGTCATTGCCGCGGTCTGGGGCTTCTTTTCGCTGTACGTAGTGTCGTTCATTATCATCATGCTGCTGCTGATGGCGCTCGGGCTCGACCAGATTACCGCCTTCTCCACCGTGGCGGCCACCATCAATAACCTCGGCCCGGCGCTTGGTCAGGCCTCGGCCAACTACCAAAGCTTATCCGATCCGGCTAAATGGATTCTGACCTTTGCGATGCTGCTGGGCCGTTTGGAAATCTTTACGTTACTGGTGCTGTTCACGGCGTCTTTCTGGAGAAAATGA
- the trkA gene encoding Trk system potassium transporter TrkA, translated as MNIIILGAGQVGTSLAELLATENNDVTVVDLDRTHLQRLQDRLDIRTVDGHASNPDVLVQAGLEEADMLIAATQVDDTNIVACQLAHIMYKTPTKIARVRSPSYLNHPELFDRYQNTNAIPIDVLISPETLVKDYILQLIEYPGSLQVVDFADGKVRLVAIRAYSGGMIVGKKIREIKQYMPDGVQHRIVAIYRRDEIVIPTGDVTIQVGDEVFFLAEPFNIPKIVQELRRHKLRPSRNIMIAGGGNIGFNLAKELEKQHQVKIIDHNITQARQISEQLKHAIVIRGDVADKSLLIEENIDEIDLFLALTNSDEANIISGMLAKKLGVRRVIALVNNQSYVDLIQLNSIDVAISADQITTSRLLHFMRQGDTVKAFTLRRGAAEAMEVIVHGSENSSELIGKTIGEIQWPSSITIGCIVRENAVHFSHRDLTIEAEDHVILFLNDPSQAAEVTELFTPKEKKTWF; from the coding sequence ATGAACATTATTATTCTTGGCGCAGGACAAGTTGGAACCTCTCTGGCCGAGCTACTCGCCACCGAAAACAATGACGTCACGGTCGTTGACCTTGACCGCACCCACCTTCAGCGACTGCAAGACCGTCTCGACATCCGGACCGTCGACGGCCACGCCTCCAACCCCGACGTTCTGGTACAGGCCGGGTTGGAAGAAGCCGATATGCTCATCGCCGCCACTCAGGTGGACGACACCAACATCGTGGCCTGTCAGTTGGCGCACATCATGTACAAAACGCCGACCAAAATCGCCCGGGTTCGCAGCCCCAGCTACCTGAACCACCCCGAACTGTTTGACCGTTATCAGAACACTAACGCCATCCCGATTGATGTACTCATCAGCCCTGAAACTCTAGTAAAAGACTATATTCTGCAGCTGATTGAGTACCCCGGTTCCCTGCAAGTGGTGGATTTTGCCGATGGTAAAGTACGACTGGTGGCGATTCGCGCCTATTCCGGCGGCATGATTGTCGGCAAGAAAATCCGCGAAATCAAACAGTACATGCCGGATGGCGTGCAACATCGCATCGTCGCCATCTATCGCCGCGATGAAATCGTCATCCCGACCGGCGACGTCACCATTCAGGTCGGCGACGAAGTGTTCTTCCTGGCCGAACCCTTCAATATCCCCAAAATCGTTCAGGAGCTGCGACGCCACAAATTGCGACCCTCGCGCAACATCATGATTGCCGGCGGGGGCAACATCGGATTCAACCTGGCCAAAGAACTGGAAAAACAACATCAGGTCAAAATCATCGACCATAACATCACCCAGGCCCGGCAAATTTCGGAACAACTGAAACACGCCATCGTCATCCGCGGCGACGTGGCCGACAAATCCTTATTGATCGAAGAAAACATCGACGAAATCGATTTGTTCCTGGCGCTGACCAACTCCGACGAAGCCAATATCATTTCCGGCATGTTGGCGAAAAAACTCGGCGTGCGCCGCGTCATCGCGCTGGTCAACAACCAATCCTACGTCGATTTGATTCAACTCAACAGCATCGACGTCGCCATCTCCGCCGACCAAATCACCACCAGCCGCCTGCTGCACTTCATGCGCCAGGGCGATACGGTCAAGGCCTTCACCCTTCGCCGCGGTGCGGCGGAAGCCATGGAAGTCATTGTCCACGGCAGTGAAAACTCGTCGGAACTCATCGGCAAAACCATCGGTGAAATTCAATGGCCGAGCAGCATCACCATCGGTTGCATCGTGCGCGAAAACGCCGTGCACTTTTCGCATCGCGACCTGACCATCGAGGCGGAAGACCACGTCATTCTCTTCCTGAACGACCCGAGTCAGGCGGCGGAAGTCACCGAACTCTTCACCCCGAAAGAGAAAAAGACCTGGTTTTAG
- a CDS encoding sigma-54-dependent transcriptional regulator has translation MKPGKLLIVDDEKDIRNLMEEIFSEEGYDVMVAANGQQAQTIWRDMAPDLIFLDIWMPDIDGISLLKEMIEENVLQHSCVIMMSGHGTIETAIEATKLGAYDYLEKPLSLAKLLITAERAMEHLQLHHENRHLKQKLPDQILPVGKSKLIAELRDSIKRLAKYSMPILVKGEPGTGKHRVAEAIHKLSDRKENTFFQIHGADFDDQETLILGEETDTGTSPGELIHATGGTLMISDLEQLSTKGQNFLAQLMFDGAFIRPGSNKKIAVDMRIIALTKGGLEDMAKNNQFREDLLQRLNVMPLDVPSLRQHTEDIPDLIDYFLDYFLTHEGLEYREFDVGAINVLRQYSWPGNYRELQNLIQRLLILGEGEVTDDEIRRALESSKRSEDVSMSGIDTSVNLKQAKERFEAAYLSQLLRETGGNVTETARLSGVERTNLYRKLKALNIDPKNPK, from the coding sequence ATGAAACCCGGTAAACTCTTAATCGTTGATGATGAAAAAGACATCCGTAACCTGATGGAAGAAATCTTTTCCGAAGAAGGTTACGACGTTATGGTGGCCGCCAACGGTCAACAAGCCCAAACCATCTGGCGGGACATGGCGCCCGACTTGATTTTCCTCGACATCTGGATGCCTGACATCGACGGAATTTCCCTGCTGAAGGAAATGATCGAAGAAAACGTCTTGCAACACAGTTGCGTCATTATGATGTCAGGGCACGGCACCATTGAAACCGCGATTGAAGCCACCAAGCTCGGCGCTTACGATTATCTGGAAAAACCCCTGTCGCTCGCCAAGTTGCTCATCACCGCCGAACGAGCCATGGAACACCTGCAACTGCACCATGAAAACCGTCATCTGAAACAAAAACTGCCCGACCAGATTTTGCCGGTCGGTAAGAGCAAACTCATCGCCGAGCTGCGCGACTCCATCAAGCGTTTGGCGAAATATTCCATGCCGATCCTGGTGAAAGGCGAACCGGGAACCGGTAAACATCGCGTCGCGGAGGCCATTCACAAACTCAGCGATCGCAAGGAAAACACCTTCTTCCAAATCCACGGTGCCGATTTCGACGACCAGGAAACCTTGATTTTAGGCGAAGAAACCGACACCGGTACATCTCCGGGCGAACTGATTCACGCCACCGGCGGCACCCTGATGATTTCCGACTTGGAACAACTCAGCACCAAAGGCCAGAATTTCCTGGCCCAACTGATGTTCGACGGCGCATTCATCCGCCCGGGTTCCAATAAGAAAATTGCCGTCGACATGCGCATCATCGCCCTGACCAAAGGCGGGCTGGAAGACATGGCCAAAAACAACCAGTTCCGAGAAGATTTGCTACAACGCCTCAATGTCATGCCGCTGGATGTGCCGTCCTTACGACAACACACCGAAGACATTCCCGACTTGATCGATTATTTCCTGGACTATTTCCTTACCCACGAAGGACTGGAATATCGTGAATTCGATGTCGGCGCCATCAATGTACTGCGCCAGTACAGTTGGCCGGGCAATTATCGCGAATTGCAAAACCTGATTCAGCGACTGCTGATTCTCGGCGAAGGCGAAGTGACCGATGACGAAATCCGCCGTGCACTGGAAAGCAGCAAACGCAGTGAAGACGTCTCGATGAGCGGCATCGACACCTCGGTCAATCTCAAGCAGGCCAAGGAACGCTTCGAAGCCGCTTATTTGAGCCAGCTACTGCGCGAAACCGGTGGTAACGTCACTGAAACCGCTCGCTTGTCGGGCGTGGAACGGACGAACCTGTATCGCAAGCTCAAAGCTCTGAACATCGATCCGAAAAACCCCAAATAA
- a CDS encoding ATP-binding protein, with the protein MLSLKHSRFIKQYGWLILLSSLVLIALIVMSQILQNAAQFAQTYSTLLLVSFVGMVWLLTMLVRTLLKLRNNYRNRLPGSKITARLTGILSLILGVPLAIIFYFSMSFVHQGIDQWFDVKTETALENAVKLVQITLDDQTRRNLNATQKALAMNQDTLFITPVLTLNQIGEQLNTREVSLYRSDGQLIAYSSQENVNILPKSPELRLFQQIRKKISYAAVETKAGLNSAYQIIRIMLPVTDIQSNKLYALQAVFPIPEQLTALANTVRVSAGQYQELSYLKGPLKTSFTVILSMVLLLTLISAVLFTIQTIQNMTRPIRTLAKGTKAVAKGDYAISMPVIQDDEMGQLIESFNDMIQQIAKARNDIKFGHQQTEMQKLYLQAIIKNLNSGVITFDMNLRLKTINDATNSILNTDLFRQLGKPLDEVLKQPDTQRLKPFFDAIFPLFKSESKPWSEQFTFDCKEGQKILLVHGSTLPSLDQKIGGFVIVIEDITQLVQAQLHAAWSDVAQRLAHEIKNPLTPIQLSAERLNYKLSDKLEKADQKLLNRMTDTIIEQVTTMQNLVQAFTEYADTPEIELHQVNLNTLVKDVVSMYQTPKVTWKVSYDIDPDCPVITADASKLRQLLHNLIKNAIEACEDRPDTQIKVSTDYENQQVELAICDNGPGIPEKARNWIFEPYSTDKPKGTGLGLAIVKKIVDEHQGQIRVESEPEQGTCFLVQLPQPNLNELNEPKPSALLTDTST; encoded by the coding sequence ATGTTATCGCTGAAACATTCCAGATTCATCAAACAATACGGTTGGTTGATCCTGCTTTCCAGTCTGGTGCTCATCGCCTTGATCGTGATGAGTCAGATTCTGCAAAATGCCGCGCAATTCGCGCAAACCTATTCCACTCTGCTGTTGGTCTCCTTTGTCGGGATGGTTTGGCTGTTGACCATGCTGGTGCGCACCCTGCTGAAGCTGCGCAACAATTACCGCAACCGCCTGCCCGGTTCGAAAATCACCGCCCGACTGACCGGCATCCTCAGTTTGATTCTCGGCGTCCCACTCGCCATTATCTTTTATTTCTCGATGAGTTTCGTCCACCAGGGCATCGACCAATGGTTTGACGTCAAAACCGAAACCGCTCTGGAAAACGCCGTCAAACTGGTGCAGATCACCCTCGACGACCAGACTCGCCGCAACCTCAACGCCACCCAAAAAGCGTTGGCGATGAATCAGGACACGCTGTTCATCACCCCGGTGCTGACCTTGAATCAAATCGGCGAACAGCTCAACACCCGCGAAGTCTCACTGTATCGCAGCGACGGCCAGCTTATCGCCTACAGCAGTCAGGAAAACGTCAATATTCTCCCCAAATCACCGGAATTACGACTGTTCCAGCAAATCCGTAAAAAAATCAGTTACGCCGCCGTGGAAACCAAAGCCGGTTTGAACAGCGCCTATCAGATTATCCGTATCATGCTGCCGGTCACCGACATCCAGAGCAATAAGCTCTATGCCCTGCAAGCCGTTTTTCCGATTCCCGAACAGCTCACCGCCCTGGCCAATACCGTGCGCGTTTCCGCCGGCCAATATCAGGAACTGTCCTATTTGAAAGGCCCGCTGAAAACCAGTTTCACCGTGATTTTGAGCATGGTTCTCTTGCTGACCTTAATCAGCGCGGTACTGTTCACCATCCAAACCATCCAAAACATGACCCGCCCGATTCGAACCCTGGCAAAAGGCACCAAGGCGGTAGCAAAGGGGGATTACGCCATTTCGATGCCGGTCATTCAAGACGACGAAATGGGGCAGCTCATCGAGTCTTTCAACGATATGATTCAGCAAATCGCCAAAGCGCGTAACGACATCAAGTTCGGACACCAACAAACCGAAATGCAGAAACTTTACCTGCAGGCGATTATCAAAAACCTCAACAGCGGGGTCATCACCTTCGACATGAACCTGCGCCTAAAAACCATCAACGACGCCACCAACAGCATTCTCAACACCGATTTGTTCCGTCAACTCGGCAAACCCTTGGACGAAGTCCTCAAACAACCGGACACCCAGCGCCTCAAGCCGTTTTTCGACGCGATTTTCCCGTTATTCAAAAGCGAATCGAAACCCTGGAGCGAACAATTCACCTTCGACTGTAAAGAAGGTCAGAAAATCCTGCTGGTACACGGCTCCACCCTGCCGAGCCTCGACCAAAAAATCGGCGGATTCGTCATCGTCATCGAAGACATCACCCAGCTGGTCCAAGCTCAATTGCATGCTGCCTGGAGCGATGTCGCCCAACGCCTGGCCCATGAAATCAAAAACCCGCTGACGCCGATTCAGCTCTCGGCGGAACGTTTGAACTACAAACTGTCCGACAAACTCGAAAAAGCGGATCAAAAACTACTGAACCGCATGACCGACACGATCATCGAACAGGTCACGACCATGCAAAATCTGGTGCAAGCCTTCACCGAATACGCCGACACACCGGAAATCGAACTGCATCAAGTCAATCTCAACACCTTGGTGAAAGATGTGGTCAGCATGTACCAGACCCCGAAAGTCACCTGGAAAGTCAGTTACGATATCGATCCGGATTGCCCGGTTATCACCGCCGACGCCTCCAAACTGCGACAACTGCTGCACAATCTCATCAAAAACGCCATTGAAGCCTGTGAAGACCGGCCCGACACCCAGATCAAAGTCAGCACTGACTATGAAAACCAGCAGGTCGAATTGGCGATTTGCGACAACGGTCCCGGCATTCCGGAGAAAGCCCGAAACTGGATTTTCGAGCCTTATTCCACGGACAAACCCAAGGGCACCGGACTCGGCTTGGCCATCGTCAAGAAAATTGTCGATGAACACCAGGGACAAATTCGGGTAGAATCAGAACCTGAACAAGGTACATGCTTTTTGGTACAGTTACCGCAACCGAATCTGAACGAATTGAACGAACCGAAACCATCGGCCCTTTTAACGGACACGAGCACGTAA
- a CDS encoding DUF4390 domain-containing protein has translation MTTWQRAISTLGFAGLGFLLSCSVAADTPGIHILYLNDYQEDQQLVVDASAKFHFPPKVLSAIHHEIPLTFTTEIELNEIRTLLGIPFSRNRTQIVYRTELQYIGYNRTYVIANKRNQKVQSFDSLKEAMKTLGTLSNFRIADLADLHPDTLYAVKMRISLDQWQLPTPLIIDTLWSSDWQLDSDWRSIEIQSPKSWL, from the coding sequence ATGACAACTTGGCAACGCGCCATATCCACACTCGGATTTGCCGGCCTGGGCTTTCTCCTCTCTTGTTCGGTCGCGGCGGACACCCCCGGCATTCACATCCTATATCTCAACGACTATCAGGAAGACCAGCAATTGGTGGTGGATGCCAGTGCCAAATTCCACTTTCCACCCAAAGTGCTCAGCGCCATCCACCATGAAATCCCACTGACTTTCACCACCGAAATCGAGCTGAACGAGATCCGCACGTTATTGGGCATCCCTTTCTCCCGAAACCGAACGCAAATCGTCTACCGGACCGAGTTGCAATACATCGGCTACAATCGTACCTATGTCATTGCCAACAAACGGAACCAAAAGGTTCAGAGTTTCGACAGTTTGAAAGAAGCCATGAAAACACTCGGCACCTTATCCAACTTCCGCATCGCCGATTTGGCGGACCTACATCCGGACACGCTCTATGCGGTCAAAATGCGGATTTCGCTCGACCAATGGCAATTGCCGACGCCCTTGATTATTGATACGTTATGGTCGTCGGACTGGCAATTGGACAGCGACTGGCGTAGTATCGAAATCCAATCGCCGAAAAGCTGGCTATAA
- the rsmB gene encoding 16S rRNA (cytosine(967)-C(5))-methyltransferase RsmB: protein MVVNSRYIALKICLTVIEQGRSLSQALAEGLAQFDDRRERAFAQNLVFGTLRWQERLEAIRSHLLKKPLKAKDEDVNQLILLGLYQILYMDTPEHAAVSETVNLTKSLKKPWARGLINGVLRSFLREKDAICAEVDKKPAYRFAHPQWFTKAMRKAYPEHWEQILAANNEPAPLTLRVNPRVQTREAFLASLADNEIDASAHPKAPFGVVLTQSQDVTHLPSYDDGGFSVQDAAAQQAGTLLAPQAGEHILDACAAPGGKTTHLLELSDDQANVFALEKEPERMERLSENLFRLDLHADLDVGDAAQPDDWWNGAAFDKILLDAPCSATGIIRRHPDIKWHRTPEDIDALVTTQAAILKALWPLLKPGGRLLYATCSVLPDENRNQMSAFLQATDDAREIPIEADWGLTIEGAPGRQILPGLDGMDGFYYCLIEKISSE, encoded by the coding sequence ATGGTCGTCAACAGTCGCTACATCGCCTTGAAAATCTGCCTCACCGTCATTGAACAAGGTCGCTCCTTAAGCCAAGCACTGGCCGAAGGGTTGGCCCAATTCGACGACCGGCGTGAACGCGCTTTTGCCCAAAACCTGGTCTTCGGCACTCTGCGCTGGCAGGAACGCCTGGAAGCGATTCGCAGCCATTTGCTCAAAAAACCGCTCAAAGCCAAGGACGAAGACGTCAACCAGTTGATTTTGCTCGGACTCTATCAAATTCTGTATATGGATACCCCCGAACACGCGGCGGTATCGGAAACCGTCAACCTCACCAAATCGTTGAAAAAACCTTGGGCGCGCGGTCTGATCAACGGCGTTTTGCGATCGTTTTTGCGTGAAAAAGACGCGATTTGCGCGGAAGTCGACAAAAAACCGGCCTATCGTTTCGCCCACCCGCAATGGTTCACCAAAGCCATGCGCAAAGCCTACCCGGAGCATTGGGAACAGATTCTCGCCGCCAATAACGAACCGGCCCCCTTGACGTTACGCGTGAACCCACGCGTGCAAACCCGCGAGGCCTTCCTAGCCAGCCTGGCCGATAACGAAATTGACGCCAGCGCCCACCCGAAGGCACCGTTCGGCGTGGTGCTCACCCAAAGCCAGGATGTCACCCACCTCCCCAGCTACGACGACGGCGGGTTCAGCGTGCAAGACGCCGCCGCCCAACAAGCCGGCACCTTATTGGCCCCGCAAGCGGGCGAACATATTTTGGACGCCTGCGCCGCGCCCGGTGGGAAAACCACCCATTTACTGGAGCTGAGCGACGACCAGGCCAACGTATTCGCGCTGGAAAAAGAACCGGAACGCATGGAACGCCTATCGGAAAACCTGTTCCGCCTGGATTTACATGCCGATCTGGACGTCGGGGATGCCGCACAACCCGACGACTGGTGGAATGGCGCCGCGTTCGATAAAATTTTGCTGGACGCGCCTTGTTCCGCCACCGGCATCATCCGCCGCCACCCGGACATCAAATGGCACCGCACGCCGGAAGACATCGACGCTCTGGTGACGACGCAAGCCGCCATTCTCAAAGCGCTTTGGCCGTTACTCAAACCGGGCGGGCGTTTGCTGTATGCCACCTGTTCGGTGCTGCCGGATGAAAACCGCAACCAGATGAGCGCTTTTTTGCAAGCCACCGACGATGCCCGGGAAATCCCCATCGAAGCCGACTGGGGCCTGACCATTGAGGGCGCCCCCGGACGCCAGATTCTGCCAGGCCTGGACGGAATGGACGGATTCTATTATTGTTTGATTGAAAAAATCTCGTCCGAATGA